One stretch of Saccharopolyspora erythraea DNA includes these proteins:
- a CDS encoding DNA-formamidopyrimidine glycosylase family protein: MPEGDTVFLACHRLHEALAGEVLVRGELRHPRLAEVDLAGRTVREVRPAGKHLLIRFDGDRTLHSHLRMDGAWHVYSPGARWRRPGHQARAILATEQRSAVGFNLHDLHLLRTGDEHRLVGHLGPDLLSPDWDEPAALEAVRRLTADPDREIGLALLDQSVVAGVGNLYKTEVCFLLGSTPWTPVSEVDAAEAVRLSRELLLRNAWHPEQSTTGDERRGRTHWVYGRRTCLRCGGAVRRGVQGHGIEERVAYHCPNCQRGAQDERRASARRRSSG, from the coding sequence CTGCCGGAGGGCGACACGGTCTTCCTGGCCTGCCACCGGTTGCACGAGGCGCTGGCGGGCGAGGTGCTGGTGCGCGGCGAGCTCCGGCATCCCAGGCTGGCCGAGGTCGACCTGGCGGGCCGCACCGTGCGCGAGGTCCGCCCCGCGGGCAAGCACCTGCTGATCCGGTTCGACGGCGACCGCACGCTGCACAGCCACCTGCGGATGGACGGCGCCTGGCACGTCTACTCCCCCGGTGCGCGGTGGCGCCGTCCCGGTCACCAGGCACGGGCGATCCTGGCGACGGAGCAGCGCAGCGCCGTCGGCTTCAACCTGCACGACCTGCACCTGCTGCGGACCGGCGACGAGCACCGGCTGGTCGGTCACCTCGGTCCCGACCTGCTGTCACCGGACTGGGACGAGCCCGCCGCGCTGGAGGCGGTGCGGCGGCTGACCGCCGACCCCGACCGCGAGATAGGGCTGGCCCTGCTGGACCAGAGCGTGGTCGCAGGTGTCGGGAACCTCTACAAGACCGAGGTCTGCTTCCTGCTCGGCAGCACCCCGTGGACCCCGGTGTCCGAAGTGGACGCGGCCGAGGCCGTCCGGCTGTCCCGCGAGCTGCTGCTGCGCAACGCCTGGCACCCGGAGCAGTCCACGACCGGCGACGAGCGGCGCGGGCGGACCCACTGGGTCTACGGGCGCCGGACGTGCCTGCGATGCGGCGGCGCGGTCCGGCGAGGCGTGCAGGGGCACGGCATCGAGGAACGCGTGGCCTACCACTGCCCGAACTGCCAGCGCGGGGCTCAGGACGAGCGGCGGGCGTCGGCCAGACGGCGCAGCAGCGGGTAG